Proteins encoded by one window of Culicoides brevitarsis isolate CSIRO-B50_1 chromosome 2, AGI_CSIRO_Cbre_v1, whole genome shotgun sequence:
- the LOC134831432 gene encoding uncharacterized protein LOC134831432, protein MDTDHEDIAQLIAEGTYSQDELEGFAINSDDSSERIQGQPLREQDRFLPIANITKIMKKAIPDNGKVAKDARECVQECVSEFISFITSEASDRCHQEKRKTINGEDILFAMCSLGFDNYIDPLKMYLQKYRECTKTEKQNIEASYSTGMSSTTYETIDGNGLDVNATAEQLQLQFYPQGSTSGNQF, encoded by the exons ATGGACACAGATCACGAAGACATTGCCCAATTGATTGCTGAAGGCACTTATTCTCaa GATGAATTAGAAGGCTTCGCGATCAATTCCGATGACTCCAGCGAACGGATTCAAGGTCAACCTTTGAGAGAACAAGATCGATTCTTGCCcattg ctaACATcacaaaaatcatgaaaaaagcCATTCCAGACAACGGAAAGGTTGCCAAAGATGCTCGGGAATGCGTTCAAGAGTGCGTCAGTGAGTTCATTTCGTTCATCACGAGTGAAGCAAGTGATCGATGTCATCAGGAAAAGCGCAAAACCATCAATGGAGAGGATATTTTGTTCGCAATGTGCAGTTTGGGCTTTGATAATTACATTGACCCGTTGAAGATGTACTTGCAAAAGTATCGAGAGTGCACAAAAACGGAAAAACAGAATATTGAGGCTTCGTATTCCACGGGAATGAGCTCGACGACGTACGAAACGATAGATGGGAACGGGTTGGATGTGAATGCGACAGCAGAACAGCTTCAGTTGCAGTTTTACCCGCAGGGATCAACTTCGGGAAATCAATTTTAG
- the LOC134829308 gene encoding phosphoglycerate kinase yields MALNKLSIENVDLNKKRVLIRVDFNVPIKEGKITSNQRIVAALDTVKYALEKGAQSVVLMSHLGRPDGSKQLKYTLAPVAEELKKLLGKDVKFLNDCVGAEVEAACKDPAPGSVILLENLRFYVEEEGKGVVDGAKVKADPAKVKAFRESLAKLGDVYINDAFGTAHRAHSSMVGEGFAQRAAGLLLNKELKYFGQALDNPPRPFLAILGGAKVADKIQLIENLLDKVNEMIIGGGMAFTFLKVLNNMEIGGSLFDEEGAKIVQNLVEKAKKNNVQLHLPVDFVTGDKFAEDAAVGEATVEKGIPAGHMGLDIGPKSRELFAAPVARAKIIVWNGPPGVFEFPNFANGTKGLMDGVVAATKAGCVTIIGGGDTASCCAKWNTEALVSHVSTGGGASLELLEGKVLPGVAALSNA; encoded by the exons ATGGCATTGAACAAATTGAGCATCGAAAATGTCGATTTGAACAAGAAACGAGTATTGATCCG CGTTGACTTCAACGTTCCCATCAAAGAGGGCAAAATCACGAGCAACCAACGTATTGTCGCTGCTTTGGACACCGTCAAGTATGCGTTGGAGAAGGGAGCTCAATCTGTCGTTCTCATGTCTCATTTGGGACGTCCCGATGGCAGCAAGCAGTTGAAATACACTTTGGCACCCGTTGCTGAGGAACTCAAGAAATTGCTTGGCAAAGATGTGAAATTCTTGAATGATTGTGTCGGAGCGGAAGTTGAAGCTGCTTGCAAAGATCCCGCGCCAGGATCCGTgattttgttggaaaatttgCGTTTTTACGTCGAGGAAGAGGGCAAAGGCGTTGTCGATGGCGCCAAAGTCAAAGCAGATCCTGCCAAGGTCAAAGCATTCCGTGAAAGTTTGGCAAAATTGGGCGACGTTTACATCAACGACGCCTTCGGAACGGCTCATCGTGCTCACAGTTCGATGGTTGGCGAAGGTTTTGCGCAACGTGCTGCTGGTTTGTTGTTGAACAAAGAGTTGAAATACTTTGGACAAGCATTGGATAATCCCCCACGTCCCTTCTTGGCTATTTTGGGAGGCGCCAAAGTCGCTGACAAAATCCAACTTATCGAGAATTTGTTGGATAAAGTCAACGAGATGATCATCGGAGGCGGCATGGCATTCACTTTCTTGAAAGTCTTGAACAACATGGAAATCGGAGGATCTTTGTTCGACGAGGAAGGCGCGAAAATCGTTCAAAATCTCGTCGAAAAGGCGAAAAAGAACAACGTTCAACTTCACTTGCCTGTCGATTTCGTGACGGGAGACAAATTCGCGGAAGATGCTGCTGTCGGCGAAGCTACTGTCGAAAAGGGAATTCCCGCCGGGCACATGGGATTGGATATTGGACCAAAGAGTCGTGAATTATTCGCAGCGCCTGTCGCTCGTGCCAAGATTATCGTTTGGAATGGACCTCCAGGCGTCTTTGAATTCCCCAATTTCGCTAACGGCACGAAAGGATTGATGGATGGCGTCGTTGCTGCTACCAAAGCTGGATGCGTTACCATTATTGGAGGCGGAGATACGGCAAGTTGCTGCGCCAAATGGAACACAGAAGCGTTGGTGTCTCACGTCTCGACTGGAGGCGGCGCTTCTCTTGAATTGTTGGAAGGAAAAGTTCTTCCCGGCGTTGCTGCTCTTAGCAATGCTTAA